DNA sequence from the Primulina huaijiensis isolate GDHJ02 unplaced genomic scaffold, ASM1229523v2 scaffold39199, whole genome shotgun sequence genome:
tatattatagactataaataatgaattataaatGATCAGAAGTAAAAATGCAAATAGCCCATCAATATGTAACCAAGTCGAGTACAGTAACTGCGGACTGAACAGCGAAAGGTCAACTGTACTGTGGCCTGTCACAAAATCTGTATTTGTACGCCTCCccttttttaattttgtttgatgTACCTAATCTTTATCTTATTTTGTACATTTCCACGTTCCCCCTCTTTTCTGCCCTCCCTACCGTatatatagttaaaagatacGGGAAATTGGTTTTCAGttccagccgtcgtttttttttttgtgttcagttcctgagtacttttttagtatcacattttcacatgaagtgtaccacatttccacatgatgTGTACCATAATTTTGTCGgtgggagtgaacccaaagaaatgttttaattggtgatttttcaccaacttctctttaaatataagaaaaatatttaaatatatttgtttcGTCGTAATAAGAGAGTCCCCGTAAAGTTTCAATTTTCCATTTAATGCTCCCCAATTAAATCGTAGTAATTTAATCCCTCTTGGATATTAAAACTTGTCACATTTATGGTAACCTCTATATAAAGACAGATTCTTACCCGAGAAAGGTTCCTTTCATGCTGCTCTCTTTCACAAAAACCACTACCTAAAGCAACAAATCAGCCAAAATTTATGCCCATTTCACATAAATATGGTTTTAGAGAGAAAGTATATGTCATGCGTCTCTTCTGATGTAACAAGAAAGATCAAGTTTCTAGCTTTTAACCTACTCCATCTTGTTTCCATGTTGCAGTACCAACTTTAGCACTTGTATCCACAAAAAGAGCTCGTCTTTAGTCTTTACAAAAGGGCAGCTCCTGTTTTGCCTCTTTCTTGATTCTGTTGAGCTTTTGCTGGGGGGTTAAAACTTACGAGGGAGTATTATGCCTGTTCAGGCTGATTTTCTATCCTTCGAGAATATGGGCTATGGATCATTTTTCGGGTGCGGGTCACAGGATGGGGTTATGCGGTTCGAAGATGGCCTTTGTTTTCAAGAAATAATGGGTCATGATGTGCAGAGGAAAGGAGTTATGCTTCCAGCGTTAGGTTCTTGTGATAATCAAGCTGTTGTTTCTTCCTCTGAGATTCTTTCTATGGAGTTCCTGCAATGTTTGTCCTCTGAAGCTGAGAGGCAAAACCTTGAAATGAATTGGTTTCTTCAGTTGGAGGTACGTAAAACTCTCATTTTGATTCttgattaaacaaaaaaatcactttATCAAGAGAAAAGTAGTTCTGGTTTGAAACATTTCTATGAGTAGATTACTCCGCGAGCGTCAATATTAAAGTTTATTATGTCTATAATATACAATTTTAGTTGCATGGGGACTGCAAATTTGGTTGGGGAGGTTTGCTTTCGTACGATATGAGATGATTTTGTATATTTGTAGCAAATTTACTATTTATAGGACCAGTCGAGCCCAGCAACAAGTGGGAAGacatattttatttcatgtctAATTTCTCTTCCTATATTTttcagattttaaaatttttatttgaccAACTACGTTAAATCTTCATCATCTCTACAATTTCACCGATTATTATTGCGCGGTCGGGCAATTTTAATAGAAAATCAGTCAACCCTAATCGAATTCTTGTTTTATACATATGATGGGACAGAATCAGAATTTGAGATCACTCATGCAAGAAGCCACTCGGAAACAAGCTGTTGTGCTACACAAACACTACGAATCCAGAATCAAGTTCATAATGCAGAAAAAAGATGAACAACTAAGCAATGCAAGAAACAAAGCGATAGAGCTCCAAGATTTCTTGCGAAGAGCAGAAATGGAAGCCAAAGCCTGGGAGACAAAGGCCACAGAAAAAGAAGCCATTGTCTCTGACCTCAACAACAACCTGAAACAATTCAGACTGAAAGAGTATTCACTTTGTGATTCTTCCTCCAGCAGCAGCAGCACAAAGGAGATGGGAAAGACAGAAGAAGATATTAGAAACATTGGTTGCAAATTATGCGAAGCTCGAAGATCGTGTGTTGTTTTGTTCCCTTGCAAGCACCTGTGTTGCTGCACGGCGTGTGAGCCACTTTTGGGGCTCTGTCCAGTGTGTGGAACAGCGAAAGAGGCGAGTTTAGAGGTGTTCCTTGGCCTACAGAAGCCTGCAAAATTCTGAACCAAGAAAAGTTGGAAAAGGAAGGTGGTGGATGTGAACTCAACTGAACTGATTAggatattttgttttgttttttgtaaCGCCGAGACTTCAATTGCAGGATTTTTGTGGTAGCATTGACCCAAAATTCAATGGATATGTGCCTATAAATCAAACGGGATAAAATTCGAGAACCAGGGATAAAGTAAATTTTTATTAAGATTTGGGCTAAAATCAAAATACACTTGCTGCAATTGGATTAGTAGACCAAAGAAATCATGGAAGCAATAATCATGTGTTGTTCGTGTACGATTTGAAACAAGTCTCTAATAAGTAACTACACATATCGATATTATGTTAtcgtgaaaaaaaaaagaacactATGTCGATCGGGGAGACAAAAAGTTTTCGAAGTGTGAAATATAGCTAGAACACCAAACAAGTGTCACATAGTATTTTAGAAGATGGATGATTGCTGATAGTGTATTTCGGCATCAAGTACAGAGGTGaggaaaaaatatcgaatttacgGTATATCGAAGTTATCGTATtgaaaaataccgaatttatcgaaattttttGGTACTGTATGGTACCGATACCGAATTATTCGGTACGATAAtggtatgaaatttgaaatttttggtagatgtcgaaataccgaaataatatatataaattaaaaaatatataatatttttaaataataaagttaaaacttaaatttaaaaacatataaggttttttttggtataaaatgatatatatcgATACCTTACAAAAATAAGGAATTTAACTTTTGTTTGGACTCATCATGTTGGAATAGTCCAAATCAAAGTTCAGTTAAGCAACTCGACTCATAGTTTAGAATTTAAACTGTTGAGAAATTTTATCTCTGTCGCCTAACCTTACAGCTGGCTAGAGGACGAGATGTTAGGCCTCGACTTGTAAAAAGCTGACGGGTTTCAGAAATCACAATATCTCACACATTGTTGCAAAGATAGTAGATGAAGAAGTCGCACATGTTGCGGTTGAAATTTTTTGGTGTTCATTGATGTCTTGTATCTCAAGACACATGTTGCAGTTGGTGTTTATTGTCTTGATggatttgttttgtatatatctttTTTGGTCTATTTGACTCTCTTGAGGGATTTGTTTAGTATTGGTGATCAGTGACCTTGAAATTAcaagagaatgaatttttttatatatactttCGATATGACAGTATTTTACCGATACCGTATCGAAACTTAAGCATATCGAATTTTCGGTAATAAttaataatgaataaaattacataaatcaaatttctgatttctatatatatttgtaatataaaaatatataaatttataaaggaAATAAACAGTAAGGCCACCATATTTGACCCGTCATACGGCCAGTCATCCCATTTGTTGGTTTCGAATTAGCCAtgttattattgatattgtatGCAGTAATAAAACTTTGCTGTAGGTGGCAGTAAAAGAAATATCTGTTGAAATGAAACGGCCAATAGCAGCTATCCTCTGCCTCCACTGAAGCTTGGCAGAGTACTTGAATCTGCCACCTCCACTGCACTGGACTCTACCTCAACCACGGAAGATTCAAGGCAACCAAACAACTTTATTTCATTGATTAAAAGGGGGAGTGCAGTAATAATAATGGGGACAAATTTGTTACTGTTTTGGTGATATCTTTCCACATTTTGGTGAAAGGGCACCAAAAGCAGAGTGCACTGCGGAATAAGTTTGTACTGTTCTCATGCAACGTGCTCTTTTTTGGGTGATTCTGTGATATGCTTTATTTGTTCATGTCtagttctttctttttcttagcTACTCTAGTTGATCAGTGTTGATTCTAAAATGTATGTGAGAATGAAATATAAGTCACAAGGGCAGAATCAAATTTTCTTGGACTCTTGTGAAAAGTTGAAGGCCAAAATAAGAGCAAAAAGGTGGAAAActtaaaatt
Encoded proteins:
- the LOC140969005 gene encoding BOI-related E3 ubiquitin-protein ligase 1-like — its product is MPVQADFLSFENMGYGSFFGCGSQDGVMRFEDGLCFQEIMGHDVQRKGVMLPALGSCDNQAVVSSSEILSMEFLQCLSSEAERQNLEMNWFLQLENQNLRSLMQEATRKQAVVLHKHYESRIKFIMQKKDEQLSNARNKAIELQDFLRRAEMEAKAWETKATEKEAIVSDLNNNLKQFRLKEYSLCDSSSSSSSTKEMGKTEEDIRNIGCKLCEARRSCVVLFPCKHLCCCTACEPLLGLCPVCGTAKEASLEVFLGLQKPAKF